The nucleotide sequence GGTTCTGGAAAGTAACGATAATCACTCGCCCCTTCTTTTGAACGCATACTAACCGTGCGTTGTTTGGCTTCTTCCCACAGACGAGTTTCTAAGCGGATAGGTTCACCATTTTCGATCGCTTCAATTTGGCGATCAATTTCATATTCGATCGCTTTTTGAATGGCACTAAAAGAGTTCATATTCTTAATTTCTACCTTAGTGCCAAATTTGCTTTCTCCCTTGCGTCGTACAGAAATATTGACATCACAACGCAGAGAACCCTCTTGCATATTTCCGTCACCGATGCCTAAATAACGCACTAAGCGGCGTAATTCTTGGGCATATTCGGCGGCTTCTTGTCCGGTTCTCAAGTCCGGTTCTGAGACGATTTCTAATAGGGGTACACCGGTGCGGTTAAAATCCACTAACGAGTAAGTCGAACCCGAGAGACGATCACTACCTGCATGAACTAATTTACCCGCATCTTCTTCCATGTGTAGGCGAGTAATACCGATGGTTTTGCGGTAAACTTCTTTGGTTTCCTTGTCTACCACTTCGATTTCTAACGCGCCATGTTCGACGATCGGCAAGTCATATTGAGAGATTTGGTAGTTTTTGGGCAGATCGGGATAAAAGTATTGTTTACGGTCAAATTTGCTATAGGGGGCAATAGTTCCATTAATGGCTAACCCCAATTTCACCGCCGATGCGAGAACCTCTAAATTGAGTACGGGTAAAACACCAGGATACCCTAAGCAAATAGGACAGACATTAGTATTGGGTGGAGTGTCAAACTCAGTGGAACAATTACAGAAAATCTTACTCTTGGTATTGAGTTGACAGTGAGTCTCTAAACCGATAACTGCTTCGTATTCGGTTTTTGCGGGTGCAGCAGTAACCATGAGGATTATTTTTAGTTCTTTATCTTTTAATTATAGTTAACTGGGAACAGGGGGAAGGGGGAAAGACTAATGACTATTTAATCATAATCACTAATGACCCACGACTAAACTTGATACAATTTGCCTAAACTGACTTGATCTTATGATAACTGTTTTACAGATAATCTTATTATTGCTGATCACCGCATCAATCGTTTTTTATAGCGGCTGTGCCTTATGTACCCTAGGATTTAAACGAAATCGCCCCTCGGTTTTTCCCAGTTTTCACGAACCTGTATCTATCCTGATTTCAGTTTGTGGACTTGATAGTGATGCGGCGGCTAACTGGGGTTCTTTTTGCCAACAAGATTATCCTAACTATGAGGTTTTATTTGGGGTAATGGATAAACAGGATCAAGCTATCCCTATCTTAAAAGAAATTGTCGCTCAATATCCCGAACGTGCCCAACTCTTTTATGATTTACCTGCTAGAGGCATTAACCATAAAATCAGTAACATGATGTATTTGTATGAAGCCTCGCAACATGAAATCGTTGTATTAGCTGATAGTGATATTCAGGTAACGCCGAATTATTTAACCACTGTTACCGCACCTCTAGCCGATCCTAGCATTGGACTTGTTACCTGCGGCTACTTCGATTATAATCCTAAAACCCTTGGGGCAGCTTT is from Gloeothece verrucosa PCC 7822 and encodes:
- the gatB gene encoding Asp-tRNA(Asn)/Glu-tRNA(Gln) amidotransferase subunit GatB, with translation MVTAAPAKTEYEAVIGLETHCQLNTKSKIFCNCSTEFDTPPNTNVCPICLGYPGVLPVLNLEVLASAVKLGLAINGTIAPYSKFDRKQYFYPDLPKNYQISQYDLPIVEHGALEIEVVDKETKEVYRKTIGITRLHMEEDAGKLVHAGSDRLSGSTYSLVDFNRTGVPLLEIVSEPDLRTGQEAAEYAQELRRLVRYLGIGDGNMQEGSLRCDVNISVRRKGESKFGTKVEIKNMNSFSAIQKAIEYEIDRQIEAIENGEPIRLETRLWEEAKQRTVSMRSKEGASDYRYFPEPDLPPLEVSAEQLEEWKAQIPELPAQKRHRYEEELGLSAYDARVLTDEREVAEYFETAVASGANAKLVANWVTQDIAAYLNNNKLKITDIALKPEGLGELVNLIEKGTISGKIAKDILPELLTDGGSPKALVEKKGLIQISDTKELEKIIDEVIASHPQELEKYRSGKKNLKGFFVGQVLKKTGGRADPKLTNQLIDKKLEA